From the genome of Clostridium sp. BNL1100, one region includes:
- a CDS encoding ACT domain-containing protein translates to MTILPVTSISTVYNVALVAVDNLPNDMVLIAGIFNKIAEEKINIDMISQSPPYKGKINIYFSIPAENIIKVIAILNSFKIKVPNLRIEIDSDSTKISVFGEGMRDKPGVAAKVFTLMAENEIEIKLITTSEVDISYLIYEKDADKAIKSIKEEFNL, encoded by the coding sequence TAGTACAGTATACAATGTAGCATTAGTGGCAGTAGATAATCTTCCAAATGATATGGTTCTCATTGCGGGAATTTTTAATAAAATTGCAGAAGAAAAAATAAATATTGATATGATTAGTCAGAGTCCACCCTACAAAGGAAAAATTAATATTTATTTTAGTATACCTGCTGAAAACATAATAAAGGTAATTGCTATTTTAAATTCATTTAAAATAAAGGTTCCAAACCTGCGAATTGAAATAGACTCAGACAGTACTAAAATTAGTGTTTTTGGGGAAGGGATGAGGGATAAACCCGGGGTTGCTGCAAAAGTATTTACATTAATGGCTGAAAATGAAATTGAAATCAAACTAATTACAACCTCCGAAGTTGATATATCCTATCTCATATATGAAAAGGACGCTGATAAAGCCATTAAATCAATAAAAGAAGAATTTAACCTGTAA